Proteins from a single region of Macaca thibetana thibetana isolate TM-01 chromosome 4, ASM2454274v1, whole genome shotgun sequence:
- the PRR18 gene encoding proline-rich protein 18 produces the protein MPFPPVPPQTAPAPGAQAARHLPRRPCAAGDKKRPQQRPEGLLSSSWPSATLKRPPARRGPGRDRTQLPAPPGVSPQASPCRALNPATCAQPRPAGSGHSPARTTYAATSAGRGTTAVGTSLGTGAGPDTAARFSLNLTPEAVLVIQRRHLEKQLLARPRRPFPSPSAEPRRLLTPCPRARAAGLRRGGPASDPDASPAAGLGRRDPPPRAQLLSGGLQVPQLSPRSGSLRPMLKVSLLNERHRYDDVEYEEEPEVVDEGLVRKCTEWLRGVESAAAARGRAGALDSRRHLSTL, from the coding sequence ATGCCCTTCCCTCCCGTGCCGCCGCAGACCGCCCCCGCACCGGGGGCCCAAGCCGCGCGCCACTTACCCCGGAGGCCCTGCGCCGCGGGGGACAAGAAGAGGCCCCAACAGAGGCCCGAGGGGctcctctccagctcctggcccTCCGCCACGCTCAAGAGGCCGCCGGCCCGGCGCGGCCCCGGCCGGGACAGGACGCAGCTGCCGGCCCCTCCGGGCGTCTCCCCCCAGGCCTCGCCCTGCCGCGCGCTGAACCCAGCCACGTGCGCCCAGCCCCGGCCAGCCGGCTCCGGCCACAGCCCAGCGAGGACCACCTACGCGGCGACCTCGGCAGGGAGGGGGACCACCGCCGTAGGGACCTCCTTAGGGACGGGGGCCGGTCCTGACACCGCTGCGCGCTTCTCCCTGAACCTCACCCCCGAGGCCGTCCTGGTCATCCAGAGGCGTCATCTGGAGAAGCAGCTGCTGGCGCGGCCTCGCAGGCCCTTCCCCTCACCCTCGGCCGAACCCAGGCGCCTACTCACTCCCTGTCCCCGGGCCAGGGCCGCGGGCCTGCGGAGGGGCGGCCCCGCCAGCGACCCTGACGCGTCCCCAGCAGCTGGCCTGGGCCGCCGCGACCCTCCGCCCCGCGCCCAGCTGCTGTCCGGCGGCCTGCAGGTTCCCCAGCTGAGCCCGCGGTCCGGGTCCTTGCGCCCGATGCTCAAGGTGTCGCTGCTCAACGAGCGGCACAGGTACGACGACGTGGAGTACGAGGAGGAGCCGGAGGTGGTGGACGAGGGCCTGGTGCGCAAGTGCACGGAGTGGCTGCGCGGCGTGGAGTCGGCGGCTGCCGCGCGGGGCCGGGCCGGGGCCCTGGACTCACGGCGGCACCTGAGCACGCTGTGA